The following proteins are co-located in the Ictalurus punctatus breed USDA103 chromosome 14, Coco_2.0, whole genome shotgun sequence genome:
- the LOC124628858 gene encoding synaptotagmin-7 — MYLNREEEPNKGSVALSVFLVSLAVTVCAVWLVALCGVCGWCQRKLGKRNKPGVEAVSTPDSARGRGEKKAINDLDRDFWNNNDSNSEQQRWSSYPPKEFVLNISPYAPYGDPRLTLK, encoded by the exons GCTCAGTTGCACTGAGTGTGTTCCTGGTGTCATTGGCAGTAACAGTGTGTGCTGTTTGGCTGGTGGCTCTGTGTGGCGTCTGTGGTTGGTGTCAACGCAAGCTG GGAAAGAGAAATAAACCGGGGGTCGAGGCAGTGAGCACTCCAGACTCTGCACGAGGCCGAGGAGAGAAGAAAGCCATCAA TGATCTAGACAGAGACTTTTGGAATAACAATGACAGCAATTCAGAGCAGCAGCGGTGGAGCTCCTACCCGCCCAAGGAGTTTGTACTAAACATTTCTCCCTATGCCCCTTACGGAGACCCTCGCCTCACGCTCAAGTGA